The Paenibacillus sp. YPG26 genome includes a window with the following:
- a CDS encoding alpha/beta fold hydrolase gives MERQIVIQHGNEEITASVHYPAAEAKKNGRGKERVPLVIICHGFVGSRIGVDRLFVKTARDLVEEGYLVIRFDYIGCGESTGSYGKEGLDSMIAQTRTVLDYSETLSDVDPTRITLIGHSLGGAVALLTAVRDRRVKNLVMWSSVGYPFSDIVKITERKVYDDAMKYGHSDYLGYEFTPVFFESLGSSQPFQEAIKFTGDVLVIHGTSDDEIPVDYAFLFQKVFWMRSEGRCDKEIIFQGDHTFSVGEHREQLIKRTKDWLNEQESVQTEWQHWMI, from the coding sequence ATGGAGAGACAAATTGTTATTCAGCACGGGAATGAAGAGATCACGGCCAGTGTCCACTATCCGGCAGCGGAAGCGAAGAAGAACGGACGCGGCAAGGAACGGGTTCCGCTGGTCATCATCTGCCACGGATTCGTAGGGAGCCGGATCGGGGTGGACCGGCTGTTCGTGAAGACCGCCAGGGACCTTGTGGAAGAAGGGTACCTTGTTATCCGGTTCGATTATATCGGATGTGGAGAGAGCACAGGCTCATACGGGAAGGAAGGTCTGGATTCCATGATCGCTCAGACCCGAACCGTGCTGGATTACAGCGAGACCTTAAGTGATGTCGATCCTACCCGGATCACCCTGATCGGCCACAGCCTCGGCGGGGCTGTAGCCCTGCTGACCGCGGTGCGTGACCGCCGGGTGAAGAATCTGGTCATGTGGTCCTCTGTAGGTTATCCATTCAGTGATATTGTGAAGATTACCGAACGCAAGGTATATGATGATGCGATGAAATACGGGCATTCGGATTACCTGGGGTATGAGTTCACCCCTGTATTCTTTGAGTCGCTGGGCTCCTCACAGCCCTTCCAGGAAGCAATCAAATTCACGGGGGATGTGCTTGTGATCCATGGAACCTCGGATGACGAGATTCCGGTGGATTATGCATTCCTCTTCCAGAAGGTGTTCTGGATGCGTTCAGAAGGCCGGTGTGACAAGGAGATTATTTTCCAGGGAGACCATACCTTCTCGGTAGGAGAGCATCGAGAGCAGCT